In the Streptomyces sp. NBC_00193 genome, CCCCTTCGGGAAGGTCGTCGGCGGGCTGGACGCGGTGGCGAAGATCGCCGCCAAGGGGACGGCGGACGGATCGACCGACGGAAAGCCCAAGGAGCCCGTCGTCATCAAGTCGGTCACGGTGCAGCGCCCGGCCAAGTGACGGCGGGCCACTGAGCACCGCGGACACAGGTGTGGGGCGCCGGCCGGGCCGGCGCCCCACACCTGTGTCATGCGCCGACGGCTATCCCGTGCGGCTCAGCAGGACGAAGCCGTCCCTGTCGTCCACCGTGTGGTACCCCCGGCCCCGGGCCTCGTCCAGGGAGATCTGCTCCTGGATGACCGACATCGGCCACCGCAGATGCGGCTGCACCTGGGTGTCGACCATGATCCACTCGGGATTGGGGCGGCTGTCCCCCCATCCGTAGAGGCTGACGCTGGTGCGGTCGGCGAGGTGGGGCACGAGGTAGTGCGACGCCTGGACCGTGGCGTCGTCCGGGATCTCGTCCATCACGCTGTGGGCCACCGCGATGCGGGGATCCTTCACCCAGGTCTCCGGCTGCGTCAGCTGCCAGAGCGGATAGTGCGGCAGCAGCAGCAAGGTGACCGCCGCGGAGCCCGCCAGGTAGCGGTACAGGCTGCGGCCGCTCGCCCCGCGCCGCTGCAGGGCGTCGACGAAGGCCACGAAGACGACCGGCATGACCAGCAGCGAGTAGTGGTAGCCGGTGCCCCAGTGGGGCGGGTAGTTCGAGGCGAGGCGCCACAGCACGGACGGCAGCGCGATCAGCACGAGGGGCGAGCGCACGGCCAGGAAGAGGGTGGGGGCCAGGATGAGGACGAGGGTGGTGACCTTCTCCTGCGGGGTGATCAGACCGAGCGTCAGCTGGTGGAGGAGCTCCAGCATGCCGCCCTGCGTTTCCCCCACCAGCGCGCCGCCCGAGCCGCCCGCGCCGCCACCGGGGTTGTGGGAGACGAGATAGCCGTCGAACCCGCCCGGATGGAAGGAGGCCAGCACCAGCAGGGCCAGCCCGGTCCCGGCCACGCCGGCCGCCGCCGTGAGGAGCCCCAGCCTGCGCCCGCCGCGCCCGCCCCGCCAGGCGATGACCAGGCCGATCGCGGCCACCGTGAGACCGAGGTCCTCCTTCACCAGCAGGAGCGGCAGCGCCCAGTACGCGGCGGCGCGCAGCCGACCGCTGCCGAGGGCCGTCAGGGAGAGGGTGAGCAGCGGAAGGGCGAAGGCCCACTCGTGGAAGTCGGAGGCGACCCCGCTCGCGATGCCCCAGGAGACCCCGTAGCAGGTGCCGATGACCGCGGCGGCCGCGGAGCCCAGCGTGCGGCGGGCCCAGAAGGCCAGCGGCAGCACGCTCCCGGCGACCAGCGCGGCCTGCGCCACGAGCAGCACCTTCACCGACGGCCACAGCCAGTACAGCGGTGCCAGCAGGGCCAGGATCGGGGAGAAGTGGTCTCCCAGGACCGGGAAGTCGGGCCCCTTGACCTCGGAGACGGGCAGGTGCCCGGACGCGTAGGAACGCACGACCTGGACGAAGATCCCCAGATCGAAGCTGCGGGAGAGCAGGCGTTCGTGGATCCGCAGGGACAGGGCCATGTAGGCGAAGAACAGCGCCCCTGCCATGACCCAGATCCACCAGTCGGCTTCGGGGCGGCTTTCCGCGGACGGCGTCGGCGCCTCCCGCTCCTCGATGCCCGTCTGCTGGGGTGGGAGAGCGGCGGTACTGCCGGTGGGTGCTCGCATGAACCTTCAAGATGCCAGCAACGTCCCGGCCGGGCCCGGAGCCGCCTCCGACGTGGGCGGATTCCCTTCGAATGGCGGACCCGGCGACTATGCACCCTACGTATACATCGAGCGTATACACCGCGTGTATAGTCGTCGGCATGTCCATCAGTCACGCACTCCTCGGCCTCTTGGAGGCCGGCCCCCGTCACGGCTACGACCTCAAGCGGACCTTCGACGAGAGATTCGGCCACGACAAGCCCCTCGCCTACGGCCAGGTCTACTCGACCATGTCCCGGCTGCTGAAGAACGGTCTGGTCGAGGTCGACGGGGTGGAGAGCGGCGGCGGCCCCGAGCGGAAGCGCTACGCGATCACCGACGCCGGGATAACGGACGTCGAGGGCTGGCTCGCCCAGCCCGAGAAGCCGGAGCCGTACCTCCAGTCGACCCTCTACACGAAGGTCGTGCTCGCCCTCCTGACCGGCCGCAGCGCCCAGGAGCTGCTGGACACCCAGCGCGCCGAGCACCTGCGCCTGATGCGCATCCTCACGCAGCGCAAGCGCAAGGGGGATCTCGCCGACCAGCTGGTCTGCGACCACGCCCTGTTCCACCTCGAAGCGGACCTGCGCTGGCTCGAACTCACCGCCGCCCGTCTCGACCAGCTCGCCCAGGAGATACAGCGATGATCCCGGCCGGCACGCTCCTCAGCGCCACGGACCTCCGCAAGACCTACGGCACCACCCACGCCCTCGACGGCGCCGAATTCTCCATCCACGCCGGCGAGGTCGTCGCCATCATGGGCCCCTCCGGGTCCGGCAAGTCGACCCTGCTGCACTGCCTCGCCGGAATCGTCACCCCCGACGCGGGCACCATCACCTACGCCGGACGCGAGCTCTCCGCCATGAACGACGCCGAGCGCAGCGCCCTGCGCCGCGGCGAGTTCGGCTTCGTCTTCCAGTTCGGCCAGCTCGTCCCCGAGCTCACCTGCGTCGAGAACGTCGCCCTGCCGCTCCGCCTCACCGGCGTGAAGCGCAAGCAGGCCGAACGGACCGCCCTGGAATGGATGGAGCGGCTCCAGGTCGACGACCTCGGCGGCAAGCGACCCGGCGAGGTCTCCGGCGGCCAGGGCCAGCGCGTCGCCGTCGCCCGCTCCCTCGTCACCAACCCCCGGCTGATCTTCGCCGACGAGCCCACCGGCGCCCTCGACTCCCTCAACGGCGAGCTCGTCATGCAGCTGCTCACCGAGGCCGCCCGGTCCACGAACGCCGCCGTCGTCCTCGTCACGCACGAGACCCGCGTGGCCGCGTACTCCGACCGCGAGATCGTCGTGCGCGACGGCAAGTCCCGCGACATGGAGCGCGCGGTATGAGTCACGGGAACCACAGCAAGCACGGCAGCCCCGCCGGACCCGGTAGCCCGGGCCATCAGGGCGCGCTCTCCGTCTGGCTCCGCGACCTCGGCCTCGGCGCCCGCTTCGCCTTCGGCGGCGGCCGCCAGGGCTGGACCCGCACCCTCCTCACCGGCCTGGGCGTCGGCCTCGGCGTCGCCCTGCTGCTCGTCACCAGCGCGGTCCCCAGCGCCCTGGCCGCCCGCGACGCGCGCGGCGCCGCACGCCAGACGTACACCTCGCCCACCGCCGAGCAGCCCGGGCGCGACACGCTGCTGATCACCGACGTGAACCAGACGTACCGCGCCTACGGGGTCGACGGCCGGCTCGTGCAGCCCGAGGGCCCGGACGCCCCGCTGCCCCCGGGCGTGAAGAAGTTCCCCGGCGCCGGCGAACTGGTCGTCTCCCCCGCCCTCGACAGGCTGATGAAGACCGGCGAGGGCAAGCTGCTGCGCGACCGCCTCGACGAGAAGATCGTCGGGACCATCGGCGACGCGGGCCTCGTGGGCCCCGGCGACCTCTACTTCTACGCGGGCAGCGACCGGCTCACCGAGCTCCGCAAGGAAGCGCCCAACTACATCCAGCGGGTCACCGCCTTCGAGAACACCCGGGAGAAGGAGCCCCTCGACCCGGTCCTCACCCTCCTCGTGGTGCTCACCTTCGTCGCCCTGCTGATGCCGGTCGCCGTGTTCATCGGCGCCGCCGTCCGCTTCGGCGGCGACCGCCGCGACCGCCGGCTCGCCGCCCTGCGCCTGGTCGGCGCCGACGGCCGGATGGTCCGCCGGATCGCCGCAGGCGAGGCCGCCGCCGGATCGCTGATCGGCCTGGCCCTGGGCACCGGCTTCTTCCTGGCCGCCCGCCAACTGGCCCCGGCCATGGACCTCTACCAGCGCAGCGTCTTCCCCTCCGACCTCAACCCGACGCCCTGGCTGGCCGCGCTCATCGCCCTGGCCGTACCGGCCGCGGCCGTCGCCGTGACCCTGTTCGCCCTGCGCGGCGTGGTCATCGAGCCGCTCGGCGTGGTCCGTACGACGACCCCGGCCAAGCGCCGGATCTGGTGGCGGCTGCTGCTCCCCCTGGGCGGACTCGGCCTGCTGGCCCCGCTGATCGGCAAGGGCAACGACAGCGGGCAGTTCAACCAGTGGCAGGTCTCGGGCGGCGTGGTCCTGCTCCTCGTCGGCATCACCGTCCTGCTCCCCTGGGTACTGGAACGGGTCGTCGGCCGGATCGGCGGCGCGGGCCCGGTCTCCTGGCAGCTGGCCGCCCGCCGGCTCCAGCTCACCAGCGGCAGCTCCGCGCGGCTGGTCAACGGGATCGCCGTCGCGGTCGCCGGAGCCATCGCCCTTCAGATGCTCTTCGCCTCCACCGAGGACTCGTACACCCGCGAGACGGGCCACGACCCCTCGCGGGCCTCGATCTCCGTCATGCAGCGCACCCGCAGCGGGGGCGAGGCCGTCGCCCAGGCCCTGGCCGGGACCAAGGGCGTCACCCAGGCCGTCGCGGAGTCCTCGGCCAATGCCGGGCGCAGCCCGGACATGTCCTACGAGGACACGTCGATCTCGGTGACGACCGGCACCTGCGCCGCCCTCAAGGAGTTCGCGGAGCTGCCCTCCTGCAAGGACGGCGACGCCTTCGTCATCACGGGCGGCGGCGAACCGCGCGGCATGACCGGCGACACCGCGAAGCCGGGCGAGAAGCTGTTCGTGGGGAACATCTTCAAAGAGAACGAAGACGACGGTACGAAGGCGGTCGCCTGGACCCTGCCCGCCGACGCCCGCACCGTCAAGGCCCGCAAGGGCCCCATGGGCAACATGCTGAGCGGACTGCTGGTCACCCCGGCCGCCGCCCCGAAGGGCATGGGCAACTACCAGTCCTCCCAGGTGTACGTGAAGCTGGACCCGAACGTGCCCGACGCGTTGGAGCTGGCCCGCAACGCCGCCTTCAAGGCGGACCCGCTGTCGGTCCCCATGACGATCCAGGCCACCGAGGTCAACGACCGCTTCGCCTCCATCCGGACCGGTCTGTTCGTGGGCGCCGCCCTCGTGCTGATGCTGATCGGCGCCAGCCTGCTGGTCTCCCAGCTGGAGCAGCTGCGCGAGCGCAAGAAGCTGCTGTCGGCGCTGGTCGCCTTCGGCACCAAGCGCTCCACGCTCAGCCTCTCGGTGCTGTGGCAGACCGCCATCCCGATCGGCCTGGGCCTGGCCCTGGCCACGGTGGTCGGGCTCGCGCTCGGCGTGGTGCTGCTGCAGATGACGGGCTCCACGATCGCGGTCAGCTGGACCGCGGTCCTGGGGATGGTCGGCATCGGCGCGGGCGTGGCCGTCCTGGTGACCGTGCTCAGCCTGCCGCCGCTGCTGCGCCTGATGCGCCCGGACGGGCTGCGCACGGAGTAACCCCGGCCTCGCACGGCCCGCGCACGCAGTCCCGTACGCCCGCTCCTAGTCCGTCAGCCAGACGGGGAGCGGGCGTACGGCTTCGCGCAGTGCGTCGGCGACGGCGCGGAACTCCTCCTCGCGGGCCGTTCCCGTCCGCATGGCCAGCGCGATCCGCCGCGAGGGCGCCGGTTCCGCGAAGTAGCCGGTGGCCAGGTGCTCGTTGCGGGCGGTCTCCAGGCGCAGCGCGGTGCGCGGCAGCAGCGTGACGCCGAGCCCGCCGGCGACCAGTTGGACGAGGGTGGACAGCCCGGCGGCGGTCGTGGTGACGTCCGCCCCGGCGGTGCGTCCCGCGTCGTGGCAGATGTCGAGGGCCTGGTCGCGCAGGCAGTGCCCCTCGTCGAGCAGGAGCAGCCGCAGCCCGCGCAGTTCCTCGCGCGGGATGTCCTTGCGGCCGGCGAGCGGGTGATCGCGCGGCGCGAGCAGGACGAAGTCCTCGTCGAAGAGCGGCAGTTCGGTGACCCCCGGCACCCCGAGCGGTACGGCGAGCAGCAGCAGGTCGAGCCGCCCGCCGGCCAGCCCTTCCAGCAGCGAGGCCGTCTGCTCCTCGTGCACCTGGAGGTCGAGCCGGGGGTAGCGCCGGTGGAAGAGTCCGAGCACGGTCGGCAGCAGGTACGGGGCCACGGTGGGGATCACCCCGAAGCGCAGCGCCCCGGTGAAGGGGGCCCGTACCGCCTCGGCCTCCTCCAGCAGCCCGTCCATCGCGTCGAGCACGGCCCGCGCGCGGCCCGCGATCCGCTCCCCGGCGGGCGTGAGCAGCACCTTGCGCGTGGTCCGCTCCAGCAGCCGTACCCCGAGCGCCCCTTCCAGCGCGGACACGGATCCGGAGAGCGCGGGCTGGCTCATCCCGATCGCGGCGGCCGCGTCCCGGAAGTGGAGCTGCTCGGCGACGGCGGCGAAGGCCCGCAGCTGCGCGAGCGTCGCCTGTTTCGACCCCCTGGGACCCATGTGAACCACAGCCATTGATAGGCACCTCCGATCACTGGGAACCAGGCTAGCTATTTCTGCAATCAATGGGGCTGTGTCAGCATGTGAGATACGTCCAACCCCCCGGAAAGCCCCCAAAAGGGTCACTTTCCTCTGCGCAAGGAGAGCACGTGCTCACTGTCGGCGACCAGTTCCCCACCTACGACCTGACCGCCTGTGTCTCGCTGGAGGCCGGAGCCGAGTTCGCGCAGATCGACCACAAGACCTACGAGGGCAAGTGGAAGATCATGTTCTCCTGGCCGCTCGACTTCACCTTCGTGTGCCCGACGGAGATCGCCGCCTTCGGCAAGCTGAACGAGGAGTTCGCCGATCGTGACGCCCAGATCCTCGGCTTCTCGCTCGACTCCGAGTACGTCCACCACGCCTGGCGCAAGGACCACGCCGACCTGCGCGACCTGCCCTTCCCGATGATGTCCGACATCAAGCGCGAGCTCTGCGCCGACCTCGGCATCCTCGGTACGGACGGTCTCCCGATGCGCGCCGTCTTCATCGTGGACCCGAACAACGAGATCCAGTTCTCCATGGTGACCGCCGGTTCCGTCGGCCGGAACCCCAAGGAGGTCCTGCGGGTGCTCGACGCCCTGCAGACCGACGAGCTGTGCCCCTGCAACTGGAACAAGGGCGACAGCACCATCGATGCCGGCGCGCTGCTGGCCGGTGAGTGACGGATGTCCCTCGACTCCCTCAAGTCCGCCGTACCGGACTTCGCCAAGGACCTGAAGCTGAACCTCGGCTCGGTCATCGGCAATCAGGACACCCTGACGCAGCAGCAGCTGTGGGGCACGGTCCTGTCCTGCGCCATCGCCGCCCGTTCCCCGCGCGTCCTGCGCGAGCTGGAGCCGGAGGCCAAGGCGGCCCTGTCGCCCGAGGCGTACACCGCCGCCAAGGCGGCCGCCGCCATCATGGCGATGAACAACGTCTTCTACCGCACCCGCCACCTGCTCTCCGACCCGGAGTACGGCACCCTGCGCGCGGGCCTGCGGATGAACGTCATCGGCAACCCCGGCGTGGAGAAGGTCGACTTCGAGCTGTGGTCGCTCGCCGTCTCCGCGGTCAACGGCTGCGGCCAGTGCCTGGACTCGCACGAGCAGGTCCTGCGCAAGGCCGGCGTGGACCGCGAGACGGTCCAGGAGGCCTTCAAGATCGCCTCGGTGATCCAGGCCGTCGCCGTCACCCTCGACTCCGAGGCCGCGCTCGCGGGCGAGTGACGACCTGCCGTACCGGCTCCAGGGGCCCCGCGACTCCGGTCGCGGGGCCCCTGCGCGTGCGCGGCTGTGCGGCTACCGCTTCAGCTTGGTCATCAGCGTCCGCATGTCCTCGATCATCGCCGCGTCCATCGCGTTCTCGTCGATGGTGCCGGG is a window encoding:
- a CDS encoding DUF2079 domain-containing protein; translation: MRAPTGSTAALPPQQTGIEEREAPTPSAESRPEADWWIWVMAGALFFAYMALSLRIHERLLSRSFDLGIFVQVVRSYASGHLPVSEVKGPDFPVLGDHFSPILALLAPLYWLWPSVKVLLVAQAALVAGSVLPLAFWARRTLGSAAAAVIGTCYGVSWGIASGVASDFHEWAFALPLLTLSLTALGSGRLRAAAYWALPLLLVKEDLGLTVAAIGLVIAWRGGRGGRRLGLLTAAAGVAGTGLALLVLASFHPGGFDGYLVSHNPGGGAGGSGGALVGETQGGMLELLHQLTLGLITPQEKVTTLVLILAPTLFLAVRSPLVLIALPSVLWRLASNYPPHWGTGYHYSLLVMPVVFVAFVDALQRRGASGRSLYRYLAGSAAVTLLLLPHYPLWQLTQPETWVKDPRIAVAHSVMDEIPDDATVQASHYLVPHLADRTSVSLYGWGDSRPNPEWIMVDTQVQPHLRWPMSVIQEQISLDEARGRGYHTVDDRDGFVLLSRTG
- a CDS encoding PadR family transcriptional regulator, translated to MSISHALLGLLEAGPRHGYDLKRTFDERFGHDKPLAYGQVYSTMSRLLKNGLVEVDGVESGGGPERKRYAITDAGITDVEGWLAQPEKPEPYLQSTLYTKVVLALLTGRSAQELLDTQRAEHLRLMRILTQRKRKGDLADQLVCDHALFHLEADLRWLELTAARLDQLAQEIQR
- a CDS encoding ABC transporter ATP-binding protein — its product is MIPAGTLLSATDLRKTYGTTHALDGAEFSIHAGEVVAIMGPSGSGKSTLLHCLAGIVTPDAGTITYAGRELSAMNDAERSALRRGEFGFVFQFGQLVPELTCVENVALPLRLTGVKRKQAERTALEWMERLQVDDLGGKRPGEVSGGQGQRVAVARSLVTNPRLIFADEPTGALDSLNGELVMQLLTEAARSTNAAVVLVTHETRVAAYSDREIVVRDGKSRDMERAV
- a CDS encoding ABC transporter permease — translated: MSHGNHSKHGSPAGPGSPGHQGALSVWLRDLGLGARFAFGGGRQGWTRTLLTGLGVGLGVALLLVTSAVPSALAARDARGAARQTYTSPTAEQPGRDTLLITDVNQTYRAYGVDGRLVQPEGPDAPLPPGVKKFPGAGELVVSPALDRLMKTGEGKLLRDRLDEKIVGTIGDAGLVGPGDLYFYAGSDRLTELRKEAPNYIQRVTAFENTREKEPLDPVLTLLVVLTFVALLMPVAVFIGAAVRFGGDRRDRRLAALRLVGADGRMVRRIAAGEAAAGSLIGLALGTGFFLAARQLAPAMDLYQRSVFPSDLNPTPWLAALIALAVPAAAVAVTLFALRGVVIEPLGVVRTTTPAKRRIWWRLLLPLGGLGLLAPLIGKGNDSGQFNQWQVSGGVVLLLVGITVLLPWVLERVVGRIGGAGPVSWQLAARRLQLTSGSSARLVNGIAVAVAGAIALQMLFASTEDSYTRETGHDPSRASISVMQRTRSGGEAVAQALAGTKGVTQAVAESSANAGRSPDMSYEDTSISVTTGTCAALKEFAELPSCKDGDAFVITGGGEPRGMTGDTAKPGEKLFVGNIFKENEDDGTKAVAWTLPADARTVKARKGPMGNMLSGLLVTPAAAPKGMGNYQSSQVYVKLDPNVPDALELARNAAFKADPLSVPMTIQATEVNDRFASIRTGLFVGAALVLMLIGASLLVSQLEQLRERKKLLSALVAFGTKRSTLSLSVLWQTAIPIGLGLALATVVGLALGVVLLQMTGSTIAVSWTAVLGMVGIGAGVAVLVTVLSLPPLLRLMRPDGLRTE
- a CDS encoding hydrogen peroxide-inducible genes activator, whose product is MAVVHMGPRGSKQATLAQLRAFAAVAEQLHFRDAAAAIGMSQPALSGSVSALEGALGVRLLERTTRKVLLTPAGERIAGRARAVLDAMDGLLEEAEAVRAPFTGALRFGVIPTVAPYLLPTVLGLFHRRYPRLDLQVHEEQTASLLEGLAGGRLDLLLLAVPLGVPGVTELPLFDEDFVLLAPRDHPLAGRKDIPREELRGLRLLLLDEGHCLRDQALDICHDAGRTAGADVTTTAAGLSTLVQLVAGGLGVTLLPRTALRLETARNEHLATGYFAEPAPSRRIALAMRTGTAREEEFRAVADALREAVRPLPVWLTD
- a CDS encoding peroxiredoxin, producing the protein MLTVGDQFPTYDLTACVSLEAGAEFAQIDHKTYEGKWKIMFSWPLDFTFVCPTEIAAFGKLNEEFADRDAQILGFSLDSEYVHHAWRKDHADLRDLPFPMMSDIKRELCADLGILGTDGLPMRAVFIVDPNNEIQFSMVTAGSVGRNPKEVLRVLDALQTDELCPCNWNKGDSTIDAGALLAGE
- a CDS encoding alkyl hydroperoxide reductase, encoding MSLDSLKSAVPDFAKDLKLNLGSVIGNQDTLTQQQLWGTVLSCAIAARSPRVLRELEPEAKAALSPEAYTAAKAAAAIMAMNNVFYRTRHLLSDPEYGTLRAGLRMNVIGNPGVEKVDFELWSLAVSAVNGCGQCLDSHEQVLRKAGVDRETVQEAFKIASVIQAVAVTLDSEAALAGE